In one Thermaerobacter sp. PB12/4term genomic region, the following are encoded:
- a CDS encoding AbrB/MazE/SpoVT family DNA-binding domain-containing protein yields the protein MKSTGIVRKVDELGRVVIPIELRRTLDIQEKDSLEIYVDGDKIILRKYEPACIFCGNAYNVENFKGKNVCKSCMAIMATRAS from the coding sequence ATGAAGTCTACGGGTATTGTCCGCAAGGTGGACGAACTGGGCCGCGTGGTGATCCCCATCGAGCTGCGGAGGACCCTGGACATCCAGGAGAAGGACTCGCTGGAGATCTACGTTGACGGCGACAAGATCATCCTGCGCAAGTACGAGCCCGCCTGCATCTTCTGCGGGAACGCCTACAACGTCGAGAACTTCAAGGGGAAGAACGTCTGCAAGAGCTGCATGGCCATCATGGCCACCCGGGCGAGCTGA
- a CDS encoding ribonuclease H-like YkuK family protein has translation MQTPFISPTRGALSFDGLCAEILDYIRAEPDAQYKLIIGTDSQVRQQTQFVTAVVIHRLGKGARYFYQVRKQRKITSLRQKIFYEASLSLSLATRLAERLAQRGGRLPNVEIHLDVGMQGETRDLIREIVGMVVGSGFDAKIKPDSYAASSVADRYTK, from the coding sequence GTGCAGACACCCTTCATCAGCCCAACCCGCGGTGCCCTCTCCTTCGACGGCCTGTGTGCCGAGATCCTGGACTACATCCGTGCCGAACCCGATGCCCAGTACAAGCTGATCATCGGCACCGACTCCCAGGTCCGGCAGCAGACCCAGTTCGTCACGGCCGTGGTGATCCACCGGCTGGGGAAGGGCGCGCGGTACTTCTACCAGGTGCGCAAGCAGCGGAAGATCACCAGCCTGCGGCAGAAGATCTTCTACGAGGCGAGCCTGAGCCTGTCCCTGGCCACCCGCCTGGCGGAGCGGCTGGCCCAGAGGGGCGGGCGGCTGCCCAACGTGGAGATCCACCTGGACGTGGGCATGCAGGGCGAGACCCGGGACCTGATCCGGGAGATCGTCGGCATGGTGGTCGGCAGCGGCTTTGACGCCAAGATCAAGCCCGACTCCTACGCGGCCTCCTCGGTGGCCGACCGCTACACCAAGTGA
- the rsmA gene encoding 16S rRNA (adenine(1518)-N(6)/adenine(1519)-N(6))-dimethyltransferase RsmA, which produces MAGSSGMQGQERGHGAHRATHRAELRRWLERYGVRPSRRLGQNFLVDDYWAERIVAAVEPGPDDLVIEVGPGLGALTERLAQRAGRVRAVEVDRRLAAALRERLGHLPNLELVEGDILAVDLDRLVSRRDPAEGPVKLASNLPYAITSPFLVRWLEAPIRWERAVLTLQAEVVDRLVAAPGAAAYGALTVLVAYHARVERLGTVPAGAFWPRPEVDSAVVRLWPHPRPPVAVVDPAALFALVRAAFSQRRKRLANALAAHPAVERAQAEAACRAAGIDPGTRPETVDLEGFARLANQLFPPGRPPLPGGGPSLDIMNNEH; this is translated from the coding sequence GTGGCAGGTTCGTCCGGCATGCAGGGCCAGGAAAGAGGGCACGGGGCCCACCGGGCCACCCACCGGGCCGAGCTGCGCCGGTGGCTCGAACGGTACGGCGTGCGGCCCAGCCGGCGGCTGGGACAGAACTTCCTGGTCGACGACTACTGGGCGGAACGGATCGTCGCCGCGGTGGAACCCGGCCCGGACGATCTGGTGATCGAGGTGGGACCGGGCCTGGGCGCCCTGACGGAGCGCCTGGCGCAGCGGGCCGGCCGGGTACGGGCGGTGGAGGTCGACCGCCGGCTGGCCGCGGCCCTGCGGGAGCGGCTGGGGCACCTGCCGAACCTGGAGCTGGTGGAGGGGGACATCCTGGCCGTCGACCTGGACCGCCTGGTGTCGCGCCGGGACCCGGCGGAGGGGCCGGTCAAGCTGGCCAGCAACCTTCCCTACGCCATCACGTCGCCTTTCCTGGTGCGCTGGCTTGAAGCTCCCATCCGGTGGGAGCGGGCCGTGCTCACCCTGCAGGCGGAGGTGGTCGACCGGCTGGTGGCTGCGCCGGGCGCCGCGGCCTACGGCGCGCTGACGGTCTTGGTCGCCTACCATGCCCGGGTGGAGCGGCTGGGCACCGTGCCGGCAGGAGCCTTCTGGCCCCGGCCGGAGGTGGACTCGGCGGTGGTGCGCCTATGGCCCCACCCGCGCCCGCCGGTGGCGGTGGTCGATCCGGCGGCCCTGTTCGCGCTGGTGCGGGCGGCCTTCAGCCAGCGCCGCAAGCGCCTGGCCAACGCCCTGGCGGCCCACCCGGCGGTGGAGCGGGCGCAGGCCGAGGCGGCGTGCCGGGCGGCCGGGATCGACCCGGGAACCCGGCCCGAGACCGTCGATCTGGAAGGGTTTGCGCGCCTGGCCAATCAGTTGTTCCCCCCGGGGCGACCACCCCTGCCCGGCGGCGGGCCGTCCTTGGATATAATGAATAACGAGCACTGA
- the metG gene encoding methionine--tRNA ligase — protein sequence MAGSSATQFPAQKPAGSQAGRGRGRFYITTPIYYPNDRLHIGHTYTTVAADALARYHRLRGDETWFLTGTDEHGQKIERAARQAGKEPLEYIDPIVEATRQLWQRLHISYDDFIRTTEPRHEARVQQIFQRLYDQGDIYKGVYEGLYCTACEAYYTEAELLDGGRCPVHETPVERLQEESYFFRLSRYAEPLLEHIERHPGFIQPPSRRNEVVAFIRQGLQDLSVSRTSFRWGIPVPFDPDHVIYVWIDALANYITALGWPDGDLYRRFWPADVHLIGKDILRFHAIIWPALLMALGEPLPRCVYGHGWLLIDGGKIGKSRAGGQVIDPVQLIEKYGVDPVRYFLLREVPFGDDGSYSEEALVRRLNTDLANDLGNLAWRTTGMIQRFLDGRIPRPPAGASDGVLAAAARETAARVEQALDRFDLPAALQAIWDLIGRANKYIDEQAPWALRREGRQDRLEAVLYDVAETARVVGVLLSPFLVETPARLWTQLGLGPDYRPAGWQQGLEWGQLPAGARVVRDQPLFPRIELDEPAAREAGDGVTAALAGPAVAAAAGAEAGSPVAAAAGTKPTPQARKAAAAGPAGAGGGAAPAGQVTGQVTIEEFGRIELRTARVIHAEKHPRADRLLRLEVDLGGERRQIVAGIAAHYRPEELVGKTIVVVANLKPAVIRGVESQGMVLAAEDGQGLALLTTDRPIGEGSRIR from the coding sequence ATGGCAGGTTCGTCGGCAACGCAGTTCCCGGCACAGAAGCCGGCCGGGTCGCAGGCCGGCCGCGGCCGGGGCCGGTTCTACATCACCACCCCGATCTACTACCCCAACGACCGGTTGCACATCGGGCACACCTACACCACGGTGGCCGCCGATGCCCTGGCCCGTTACCACCGGCTGCGGGGCGATGAGACCTGGTTCCTCACCGGAACCGACGAGCACGGCCAGAAGATCGAGCGGGCGGCACGCCAGGCGGGCAAGGAGCCCCTGGAGTACATCGATCCCATCGTGGAGGCGACCCGGCAGCTCTGGCAGAGGCTGCACATCAGCTACGACGATTTCATCCGCACCACCGAGCCGCGGCACGAGGCGCGGGTGCAGCAGATCTTCCAGCGCTTGTATGACCAGGGGGATATCTACAAGGGGGTCTACGAAGGCCTCTACTGCACGGCCTGCGAGGCCTACTACACCGAGGCGGAGCTACTGGACGGGGGGCGTTGCCCGGTCCACGAGACGCCGGTGGAGCGGCTGCAGGAGGAAAGCTACTTCTTCCGGCTTTCCCGGTACGCCGAGCCCCTGCTGGAGCACATCGAGCGGCACCCCGGGTTCATCCAGCCGCCCAGCCGGCGCAACGAGGTGGTTGCCTTCATCCGCCAGGGGCTGCAGGACCTCTCGGTGTCCCGCACCTCCTTCCGCTGGGGCATCCCCGTGCCCTTCGACCCGGACCACGTGATCTACGTCTGGATCGACGCCCTGGCCAACTACATCACCGCCCTGGGCTGGCCCGACGGAGACCTCTACCGCCGCTTCTGGCCGGCGGACGTCCACCTGATCGGCAAGGACATCCTGCGCTTCCACGCCATCATCTGGCCCGCCCTGTTGATGGCCCTGGGCGAGCCCCTGCCCCGCTGCGTGTACGGCCACGGCTGGCTGCTGATCGACGGCGGCAAGATCGGCAAGTCCCGGGCGGGCGGCCAGGTGATCGACCCGGTGCAGCTGATCGAGAAATACGGCGTCGACCCGGTGCGCTACTTCCTCCTGCGGGAGGTGCCCTTCGGCGACGACGGCAGCTACAGCGAAGAGGCCCTGGTGCGGCGGCTCAACACCGACCTGGCCAACGACCTGGGCAACCTGGCCTGGCGGACCACGGGGATGATCCAGCGCTTCCTGGACGGGCGCATCCCGCGGCCGCCCGCCGGGGCCAGCGACGGCGTGCTGGCGGCGGCGGCCCGGGAAACGGCGGCGCGGGTGGAACAGGCCCTGGACCGGTTCGACCTGCCGGCGGCCCTGCAGGCCATCTGGGACCTGATCGGCCGGGCCAACAAGTACATCGACGAGCAGGCACCCTGGGCGCTGCGCCGGGAGGGCCGGCAGGACCGGCTGGAGGCCGTTCTCTACGACGTGGCCGAGACGGCGCGGGTGGTCGGGGTGCTGCTCTCGCCCTTCCTGGTGGAGACGCCGGCCCGGCTCTGGACCCAGCTGGGCCTGGGGCCGGACTACCGGCCGGCAGGCTGGCAGCAGGGCCTGGAATGGGGGCAGCTCCCGGCAGGGGCGCGGGTGGTTCGCGACCAGCCCCTGTTCCCGCGCATCGAGCTGGACGAACCGGCGGCACGGGAGGCAGGCGATGGGGTGACGGCAGCGCTGGCGGGCCCTGCGGTGGCGGCGGCTGCCGGGGCCGAGGCCGGCTCTCCGGTGGCAGCGGCTGCCGGGACCAAGCCCACGCCCCAGGCCCGGAAGGCGGCAGCGGCCGGTCCGGCCGGTGCCGGCGGCGGCGCCGCCCCGGCTGGCCAGGTGACCGGCCAGGTGACCATTGAAGAGTTCGGGCGGATCGAGTTGCGCACGGCTCGGGTGATCCACGCCGAGAAGCATCCGCGGGCCGACCGGCTCCTGCGCCTGGAGGTCGACCTGGGCGGGGAACGGCGCCAGATCGTGGCGGGGATCGCTGCCCATTACCGGCCGGAGGAACTGGTGGGGAAGACCATCGTGGTGGTGGCGAACCTCAAGCCCGCCGTGATCCGCGGCGTGGAATCCCAGGGCATGGTCCTGGCGGCGGAGGATGGCCAGGGGCTGGCCCTGCTCACCACCGACCGGCCCATCGGGGAAGGGAGCCGGATCCGGTGA
- a CDS encoding TatD family hydrolase, whose translation MRPGEGAEAHGPAPVALVDTHCHLDFPDFDRDRDQVVAAARAAGVVAMITIGIDLESSRRAVALAEGYQDVYAAVGIHPHSAGECTAAALAELRRLAAHPRVVAIGEIGLDYHRGRAGEGQQKKAFLAQLELAVELGLPVIIHQRDAVDDLWDLLAAPGRPQVEGVLHCFSAGPDWAARWAAAGWFIGLDGPVTFKNGEDARATARAVPLERLLVETDAPFLAPHPYRGRRNQPAWVRLVAERIAAERGLPLDRLAAQTTANAARLFRLALPQVAPSGPPRGEEAGHPAGAEGL comes from the coding sequence GTGAGGCCCGGCGAGGGGGCGGAGGCCCACGGACCGGCCCCGGTGGCCCTGGTGGATACCCACTGCCACCTGGACTTCCCCGACTTCGACCGGGACCGGGACCAGGTGGTGGCCGCCGCCCGGGCGGCCGGGGTGGTGGCCATGATCACCATCGGCATCGACCTGGAAAGCTCCCGCCGGGCCGTGGCCCTGGCCGAGGGGTACCAGGACGTCTACGCCGCAGTGGGCATCCATCCCCACAGCGCCGGGGAGTGCACCGCCGCGGCCCTGGCCGAGCTGCGCCGCCTGGCCGCCCACCCGCGGGTGGTGGCCATCGGGGAGATCGGGCTCGACTACCACCGCGGCCGCGCGGGGGAAGGCCAGCAGAAGAAGGCTTTCCTGGCCCAGCTGGAGCTGGCGGTGGAATTGGGGCTGCCGGTGATCATCCACCAGCGGGACGCGGTGGACGACCTCTGGGACCTGCTGGCGGCGCCGGGCCGGCCGCAGGTGGAAGGCGTGCTGCACTGCTTCAGCGCCGGTCCCGACTGGGCCGCCCGCTGGGCCGCGGCGGGCTGGTTCATCGGGCTGGACGGGCCGGTGACCTTCAAGAACGGCGAGGACGCTCGAGCGACCGCCAGGGCGGTACCCCTGGAACGGCTGCTGGTGGAGACGGACGCGCCCTTCCTGGCGCCCCATCCCTACCGGGGCCGGCGGAACCAGCCGGCCTGGGTGCGGCTGGTGGCCGAGCGGATTGCCGCCGAGCGCGGGCTTCCCCTGGACCGGCTGGCCGCCCAGACCACGGCCAACGCGGCCCGGCTCTTCCGGCTCGCCCTTCCCCAGGTGGCCCCGTCCGGGCCGCCCCGGGGGGAGGAAGCCGGCCACCCGGCGGGGGCCGAAGGCCTCTAG